CATATCGTTCGCGAACCGCTCCCACTGATGGTTGAGGATGGTCAAGATAATCCAGCCGTCACGCGTACGAAACAGTCCGCACGGTGTGGCGCCGGGACGGTGGCGCCCAGTGGGTCCAGGATTGTAATCACCGTAGGTGAACAAGTGCTGCATCAAGAAAACATCGTGAATATGAAACAGACACTCGTACAGTGATATGTCGATATACTGGCCGAGCCCCGTGCGCTCACGATAGAACAGCGCAGCCAGCACCGCGGCAGTGCCGTTCACGCCTCCACCACCGTCGGCAAGGTACATGCCCGGATAGACAGGAGTACCGTCCTCATTCCCGGTGAGATGCAACAGTCCCGACAATGCTTGCGCAGTCATATCATTGCCTGGTCGGTTGACACGCGAACCCGTTTGGCCAAAGCCTGAGATCGAACACATGATGATGCGTGGATTGCGGGCTTTAAAGGCTTCATACGTCAGGCCGTGCTTACTCAACACCCCTGGCGTGTAGTTCTCGATCACCACATCAAAATGCGATGCGAGATCGAGCACAACGGTCGCACCTTCCGGTCGCTTGAAATCGATACAGATACTGCGCTTCCCACGGTTGTAATAGAGATAGGCAGGAGCCTGGCCCTCAACTCGGGGTGGAAACCCACCGCGTCGTGAGAATTCCCCGCCTGGTGGCATTTCGAGCTTCACAACTTCGGCGCCAAGATCAGCCAGCATGCGGCCCAAGGTGGGACCAGCGATATATTGCGTAATGTCCAAGACACGGACACCGGTCAGGTTTTGCGGCATAGGTGTAGCCATAGGACCCTCCTTTGTTCCACCACCCTTAGCGCCCTTTGAACTTCGCTGGCCGTTTTTCGATAAAGGCCTGGGCGGACTCACGAAAATCTTCTGTCAAGTGTAAACCTACGCCACCAGTATAATAGGTACACTCTTCTTCCATGCGGCGAGCAAACCAACGCGACACGCGTACGTTGGCGCGAACGGACAGTGGCGGATTGGCCATAATCTCGTTGGCTAATTGTTCTGCCCCTGCGACAACCTCTCCCACCGGAGTCACGCGGTTAACAATACCGAACTGGGCTGCTTCTTCAGCCGAAAAATAACGACCAGTGAGAGCGATCTCGGTGGCGAAGCGACCACCGCCCCAGAACCAGGTGCTGGCCCAATGCTGTGCTCCACCGAGGCCACGCTGCACTTCGCGGATTTGGAATTTCGTGCCAGCAGCCGCAACGATGATATCAGCCGCCATCGCCAGGCCGAAGCCAGCTCCGAGCACATAACCATGCACTGCCGCGATCACTGGTTTCCAGTTCACTGTTTGACCTAGGCCAAGCAATCCACCGGCGGCCTTGATGCCACCTGCCGGTCCACCGAGGCGCTTCATTTCATCGAGTGGACGGAGTTGGCGTTGTTTCACATCGGCGCCGGAACAAAACGCCCACCCGGCCCCTGAGATAATCAGCACATGCGCGTCCTCATCTTGGTCAAACTCACGGTGTGCATGAAGCAATTCGTCACCCATCGTATCGCTGTAGGCATTGAGAATCTGCGGCCGATTCAACGTGATATAGGCTATCTTGCCCTTCTTCTCGTACAGAATAGTCTCATAGGCCATAGCGCGGACGGTCGTCAGCCTGCATCCGTGTCACACAATGCGATATCGTTTGGCTTGCTCTGTCGCTTCGTTGGCGCCGATGAAGTCGTTGAACTCGTCAAACGAGGGAGTACGTTGCGCCCAATTGGCGATCGTCCCCGACCCTTTTAGTTCTCTGACCATATCGCGTACTGCTTTGTAGGCAATGAACAATGATTGCACGGGATAGGCTGCAACCTTGAGCCCAGTTGGGACTAACTCGCTCTGGGGCGTATCGATAATCACGTTGAATAGCGGTTTGGATAATGCCTCGACCACCCGTTTAGTATCTTTCGCACGCAGATAGGGGAGAAACACCATGTCTGCTCCTGCTTCTGCATAGGCCTGTCCTCGTTCCAGCGCGTCGTCGAGCGAGGTCACGCCGATCGCATCGGAGCGCGCAATGATGACAAAATCAGGATCAGTCCGTGCATCAACTGCCGCTTTGATCTTGTCTACCGCTTGCTCCTTGGAAAACAATTTGTCCTTGAAACCAACAAAGTGTTTGCCTGGTACGAGATCTTCAACATGTACCGCCGCGAGGCCAGCTTGTTCCGCCAAGCGGATCGTGCGGCGCACGCTGAGTGGTGTACCTCCACCATCATCGATGTCTGCCAGGATCGGGATATTGACCGCAGCCGCGACATTCCGTGCATGATCAAGCAGCTCCGTCATAGTAATCAGCGAGTGGTCAGGAATCCCCAATGCGCTCGCCGAGGCCGCGAAACCCCCAAGATACACAGCTTCGAACTGCTCAGCCTCGACGATACGGGCAGTCATCACATCGTGTGCGCCAGGGACAACGAGCATACCTGAGCGAGCCAGGAGTTGTCGGAGTGTGGTCGTACTTTTCATGAGCAACCCTCCTTGTGTCCATGAGGCGAGGTGACGCACGGGCATGGAGCCCGTGCGTGGGACGTTACTTCACAACGAGACCAGAGAAGTCACCCTTCTCCCGCCACTTGGCGAGCATGTCATAGAATGCCAGTGCCCCGTGCGGATACACTGCCTGCAGGAACCCTTGGCCTTCGTTGGTTCCCTCGCCGTTGTAATAGCCTGGGGTACACACGGTTTGGTACTTGGTCATCATGTTTGGCCCATTGACAAGCCTGACCCACTCGTCCTCCGCTTCAGGCGTCGGCTCGATCGATCTCGCGTTGCGTTTATTGACGAGAGTGATGAGCTCAGAGACATGTCTGGCCTGATTATCGAGCATGTAGGTAAAGTTGGCCGTCAGTCCAGTCTGTGTGAGTCCCATGTGGAAACAGTTGGGGAAATTACAGCTCAAGAAGCCGTGGTAGGTGCGCATGCCATTTTTCCACGCATCAGCGAGAGAGACGCCATTACGACCGTACATGGCAAACTCGGCACGCCGCGTGTACGCGGTGCCAACCTCGAAGCCGGTGGCAAAGATCAGACAGTCCACCTCGTACTCAACACCATTGACGACCACCGTGTGCTCAGTGACACGCTCCACGCCTTGCCCCTCGGTATCGACTAACTTGACGTTAGGTCGGTTAAACGTGGGGAGGTATTCGTCATTGAACGTCGGACGCTTACACCATTGCCCGAACCACGGCTTGAGCGCTTCCGCTGTGGTCGAGTCTTGCACGGTCGAAGATATGCGTCCACGAATTTCGTTCATCTTCTGAAAATCAGCAATCTCCGCCAGGGCACCTTTCTCTTCAGCGGAGACGTCTCCGCTCTTGCTGTTGATCAAATCGCTGAGTTTTTTGAGCGGGCTGGTCCACTTGTCCCGGACTTCATCTCCCTCAAGCTGTACGCCGTCCAACAGCGCCGTAAAATTGCGGTTGCGATAATACTGCCATCCGGGCTTGAGTGTCTTGGCCCAGTCCGGGTTCGTCGGGGTGTTGTTGCGTTCATCGACCGAGGACGGTGTCCGCTGGAAAACATAGAGCTGCTTGGCATGGAGCCCAAGATGGGGGATGCACTGAATAGCCGTGGCTCCCGTGCCAATGATGCCGACGCGTTTGTCGTGCAACTTGTGCAGATTACCGGTGGTATCACCACCAGTGTAGTCGTAGTCCCAACGGCTGGTATGGAAGGTATGCCCTTTGAATTTTTCGATTCCCGGAATGCCCGGTAGCTTGGGCTTGTTGAGCGGCCCACTCGACATGATCACAAAGCGTGCTTTGAACTCGTCATCGCGATCGGTGGTCACCGTCCAGCGACCGCTGTCCTCATCCCAGCGAGCCTCCTTAACCTTGGTCTGAAAGCACGCCCGTTCGTAGAGGTTGTAGGATTTGCCAATACGCTGGGCGTGGGCGAAGATCTCTGGGGCAAAGGAATACCGCTCCTTCGGAATGTACTTGAGTTCTTCGAGCAACGGCAGATACAGATAGCCTTCAATATCACACTGTGCTCCCGGGTAACGGTTCCAGTACCAGGTGCCGCCAAAATCTCCGGCTTTCTCGATAATACGAAAGTTGGTAATACCCGCCTCTTGCAGCCGCACTGCTGCCAACATGCCGCCAAAGCCACCGCCCACGATCAGTACATCGATTTCCTCTTGCAGCGCCGCACGGTTGAAGCCTTGTTCGACGTAGTGGTCTTCATTGAAGTGGGAGAACTGGGCAGTAATTTCTCGGTATTGACTGTTGCCGTCGGCGCGTAGCCGCTTGGCGCGCTCAGCGGCGTACTTCTCTCGTAAGGCCCCTGGATCAAAGCCGAGTTCTTCAGCCGTGGGTATCCGACTCGCTCGCGGTTGCGTTTCCGTTTGACTCATCTTGTCACTCCTCCTTCGTGGTAGAAAGGGTTACTGTGGGACATTAGGACGACTTTTGCAAGAGGAAAGGTACTCGGCGGCTTGCTGTTCAACGACCGTTCCCTTGAAGAAGTTTGGATCCGCACTTCCCCATAAGCGGACCAGATTGCCAAACACAAAGTCACGGAAGTCCTCTTCGGTCAGCGCTCCTTCGTCAACCAGTTCACGCGCCTCGGGAAGCACGTGAGTCATATCCATACAGTCAAAGTGGCCAATGTCTGAACCCATGAACGCCCGGAGCTTGGCGTCGAACGGATTCGCCTTGGCACGGAAGGCCCATGCATTGACAGGGTCATCGGGTTCACAGCCGAAGTAGAAGTTCGAAACGAACAAATCGTGAATGTCCTCTGCTCGCGCAATCTCGCAACGAGCAAAGTCATCCACCGGTGCGAACCCAGCGAGCATCCGCCCGATCGACTCAAGCTGGTCCCGATGTCTGGCGAGCGGTTCGCCGCCGTAGCGCTGGACATAGTCAGCGATCACGCGCATATCGAGATTCGCTGGGTCAGTATACTCAAGGGCCACGCTACTCCGTTTCTTCCAGTGGCCAATGAGATCGCTATAGAGCGTGCACGCCCAACCGACTCCTCCCTCCAGGAACGCGAAGTTGAGCGTGGAAAAACGGCGAGTGACACCGCTCAAGAATAGGGATTTGCATACCGCTTCACCCGCAGCCGCGAAATGGCCGATATGATTGTAGACAAAGTTAGAGATCGAAGCGCGCGTACCCACACCTTGGGAAGCGGTATGAAACGTTGGCACGACTTTCAACTCAACACATTTTGCCCACACCGGATCGTAGTCATATTGGCTGTCTAACCCCAGCGTATCAAGCCAGGTGGCATAACGATTGGTGATACCCTTCTGTAGTGCCACGTCAATCGGTCGGCGTACCAAGCTGGAAAACATCAAAGCTCTCAACCCAAGCTGCTTGACGACAACCTCAAGCTCAGCAATCGCCTCCGCTGGGGTATGCATCGGTATGCAGGCCGCCGGAATCAGCCGATC
Above is a genomic segment from Deltaproteobacteria bacterium containing:
- a CDS encoding oxaloacetate decarboxylase, whose amino-acid sequence is MPVRHLASWTQGGLLMKSTTTLRQLLARSGMLVVPGAHDVMTARIVEAEQFEAVYLGGFAASASALGIPDHSLITMTELLDHARNVAAAVNIPILADIDDGGGTPLSVRRTIRLAEQAGLAAVHVEDLVPGKHFVGFKDKLFSKEQAVDKIKAAVDARTDPDFVIIARSDAIGVTSLDDALERGQAYAEAGADMVFLPYLRAKDTKRVVEALSKPLFNVIIDTPQSELVPTGLKVAAYPVQSLFIAYKAVRDMVRELKGSGTIANWAQRTPSFDEFNDFIGANEATEQAKRYRIV
- a CDS encoding amidohydrolase — encoded protein: MDSQRTATSAVLRARLKHPVIDGDGHWIEFEPTFLDYLARVGGPTMVERYRRNEYGGDLQHWARMTLDERHARRAMQPSWWALPTKNSLDRATAMLPKLLYERMADIGLDFAVVYPTLALFFPAMRDPEVRSAAYRAYNVMAADLFRGLGDRLIPAACIPMHTPAEAIAELEVVVKQLGLRALMFSSLVRRPIDVALQKGITNRYATWLDTLGLDSQYDYDPVWAKCVELKVVPTFHTASQGVGTRASISNFVYNHIGHFAAAGEAVCKSLFLSGVTRRFSTLNFAFLEGGVGWACTLYSDLIGHWKKRSSVALEYTDPANLDMRVIADYVQRYGGEPLARHRDQLESIGRMLAGFAPVDDFARCEIARAEDIHDLFVSNFYFGCEPDDPVNAWAFRAKANPFDAKLRAFMGSDIGHFDCMDMTHVLPEARELVDEGALTEEDFRDFVFGNLVRLWGSADPNFFKGTVVEQQAAEYLSSCKSRPNVPQ
- a CDS encoding NAD(P)/FAD-dependent oxidoreductase, producing the protein MSQTETQPRASRIPTAEELGFDPGALREKYAAERAKRLRADGNSQYREITAQFSHFNEDHYVEQGFNRAALQEEIDVLIVGGGFGGMLAAVRLQEAGITNFRIIEKAGDFGGTWYWNRYPGAQCDIEGYLYLPLLEELKYIPKERYSFAPEIFAHAQRIGKSYNLYERACFQTKVKEARWDEDSGRWTVTTDRDDEFKARFVIMSSGPLNKPKLPGIPGIEKFKGHTFHTSRWDYDYTGGDTTGNLHKLHDKRVGIIGTGATAIQCIPHLGLHAKQLYVFQRTPSSVDERNNTPTNPDWAKTLKPGWQYYRNRNFTALLDGVQLEGDEVRDKWTSPLKKLSDLINSKSGDVSAEEKGALAEIADFQKMNEIRGRISSTVQDSTTAEALKPWFGQWCKRPTFNDEYLPTFNRPNVKLVDTEGQGVERVTEHTVVVNGVEYEVDCLIFATGFEVGTAYTRRAEFAMYGRNGVSLADAWKNGMRTYHGFLSCNFPNCFHMGLTQTGLTANFTYMLDNQARHVSELITLVNKRNARSIEPTPEAEDEWVRLVNGPNMMTKYQTVCTPGYYNGEGTNEGQGFLQAVYPHGALAFYDMLAKWREKGDFSGLVVK
- a CDS encoding enoyl-CoA hydratase/isomerase family protein is translated as MAYETILYEKKGKIAYITLNRPQILNAYSDTMGDELLHAHREFDQDEDAHVLIISGAGWAFCSGADVKQRQLRPLDEMKRLGGPAGGIKAAGGLLGLGQTVNWKPVIAAVHGYVLGAGFGLAMAADIIVAAAGTKFQIREVQRGLGGAQHWASTWFWGGGRFATEIALTGRYFSAEEAAQFGIVNRVTPVGEVVAGAEQLANEIMANPPLSVRANVRVSRWFARRMEEECTYYTGGVGLHLTEDFRESAQAFIEKRPAKFKGR
- a CDS encoding CoA transferase; translation: MATPMPQNLTGVRVLDITQYIAGPTLGRMLADLGAEVVKLEMPPGGEFSRRGGFPPRVEGQAPAYLYYNRGKRSICIDFKRPEGATVVLDLASHFDVVIENYTPGVLSKHGLTYEAFKARNPRIIMCSISGFGQTGSRVNRPGNDMTAQALSGLLHLTGNEDGTPVYPGMYLADGGGGVNGTAAVLAALFYRERTGLGQYIDISLYECLFHIHDVFLMQHLFTYGDYNPGPTGRHRPGATPCGLFRTRDGWIILTILNHQWERFANDMDKPELLTDARFNPYTARWDNRHALEVIVEDWLRSLGGRDDVLKFLLDRHYLAAPVQDLRETVEMIKREGRGALQNLNVPGYGDIPLPKVPYLFSETTVEFQPIMSMVGEDNRDVLRDFLGYSEQKLNELQASGILIEDHELAKIRERRKS